From Deferribacterota bacterium, one genomic window encodes:
- a CDS encoding trehalase calcium-binding domain-containing protein — MPIARIFIFIFILLITNISIVKGEIRVPILVNANENMENLLESEDTDNDNKITVDDKGDKIFYIESITGRTYKVEGAYYLSNVLMQLSLDKEENKQIMLLRPYYIYENP, encoded by the coding sequence ATGCCAATTGCAAGAATATTTATATTTATATTTATTTTATTAATTACAAATATATCTATTGTTAAAGGTGAAATTAGAGTGCCAATTTTGGTTAATGCTAATGAAAATATGGAAAACTTATTGGAAAGCGAGGATACTGATAATGATAATAAAATAACCGTTGATGATAAAGGTGATAAGATTTTTTATATAGAGAGTATTACAGGTAGAACATACAAAGTTGAAGGTGCCTACTATCTATCAAATGTTTTAATGCAATTATCGTTAGATAAAGAAGAAAATAAACAAATAATGTTATTAAGACCTTACTATATTTATGAAAATCCA